In a genomic window of Arachnia rubra:
- a CDS encoding putative quinol monooxygenase → MILIVVKFPVKPERAEEFIAAMGPVTTATRAEPGNKWYEWSRSVEDPREFVLVEAFNDDAAEAHVTSAHFKEGLETMRPFLTATPKIISRVVEGDGWEPMGELQID, encoded by the coding sequence ATGATCCTGATTGTCGTGAAGTTCCCGGTCAAGCCCGAGCGCGCTGAGGAGTTCATCGCAGCGATGGGGCCGGTCACCACCGCCACCCGAGCTGAGCCAGGCAACAAATGGTACGAGTGGTCGCGCAGTGTGGAAGACCCGAGAGAGTTCGTCCTGGTCGAGGCGTTCAACGATGATGCGGCCGAGGCGCACGTCACGTCAGCGCATTTCAAGGAGGGCCTGGAGACCATGCGTCCCTTCCTGACGGCCACCCCCAAGATCATCTCACGAGTGGTCGAGGGAGATGGCTGGGAGCCGATGGGTGAGCTCCAGATCGACTGA
- a CDS encoding (R)-mandelonitrile lyase: MDIESRTGSTQGSPEFFTGDVWVNSIAAPKFPGQRAIAALVRFAPCARTAWHSHALGQTLHVVSGVALLGTRDGQVIRAYPGQTIYTPPGEEHWHGATPEDFMSHLAVLDQGDDPATTTVWLEHVEDADYLRSTIPGEEIP, translated from the coding sequence ATGGACATAGAGTCGAGAACAGGCAGCACCCAAGGCTCACCGGAATTTTTCACAGGAGACGTCTGGGTGAATTCAATCGCCGCCCCGAAGTTTCCGGGACAGCGGGCGATAGCTGCTCTCGTGAGGTTCGCACCATGCGCCCGCACCGCTTGGCATTCACATGCGCTCGGCCAGACCCTGCATGTGGTCTCAGGCGTCGCCCTGCTGGGGACCCGCGATGGCCAGGTGATCAGGGCATACCCCGGACAGACCATCTACACCCCGCCGGGCGAGGAGCACTGGCATGGAGCGACGCCGGAGGACTTCATGTCACACCTAGCGGTCCTGGACCAGGGCGATGATCCGGCAACCACCACTGTCTGGCTGGAGCACGTCGAGGATGCCGACTACCTGCGCTCCACCATTCCTGGAGAGGAGATTCCCTGA
- a CDS encoding carboxymuconolactone decarboxylase family protein: MAEQQPSGAQRQFGQIAPFFAEMTDDVLFGQVWSRRELSARDRSLVTVAALVAGGNTEQLRFHLPHAVENGVTRTELIEAIT; encoded by the coding sequence ATGGCAGAACAACAGCCCTCCGGTGCGCAACGCCAGTTCGGGCAGATCGCGCCATTCTTCGCGGAGATGACCGATGACGTGCTGTTCGGACAGGTGTGGTCCCGCAGGGAGTTGTCTGCCCGGGACCGAAGCCTGGTGACCGTTGCCGCACTCGTCGCCGGCGGCAATACCGAACAGCTGCGTTTCCACCTTCCGCACGCGGTCGAGAATGGCGTGACCCGCACCGAGCTGATAGAGGCGATAACATAA
- a CDS encoding DUF2316 family protein: MSINDAERRQTAEELTALRELLPATNEELAHRLGYGTDQLAAVLDMRPAVDPREVWRVRDFLVAIAAARGIQLPEFSVLKQARRRQAQMWFGSWEVPDPAGL; this comes from the coding sequence ATGTCGATCAACGATGCCGAACGCCGCCAGACCGCTGAGGAACTCACGGCGCTGCGGGAACTACTGCCTGCCACTAACGAGGAGCTGGCTCACCGGCTTGGGTACGGCACCGACCAGCTGGCGGCTGTCCTGGACATGAGGCCCGCCGTGGATCCGCGCGAGGTCTGGCGAGTGCGTGATTTCCTTGTTGCCATCGCGGCCGCCCGCGGCATCCAGCTGCCCGAGTTCAGCGTGTTGAAGCAGGCCAGACGCAGGCAGGCGCAGATGTGGTTCGGTTCCTGGGAGGTGCCAGATCCCGCCGGTCTCTGA
- a CDS encoding TetR/AcrR family transcriptional regulator, translating to MTSDRRTRKKLTTRRNIRHAALDLFTENGFDNVTVEQIADAADVSPMTFYRHFGTKEAVIVDVVLTGRIGQMLYHEATTDPVVGTPAEIIALIDLVLDNSGDWIDDFARRVSLVHDTPRLQELLWQQTTAWTAALEGMLIGEGLGVRARARAIISVCVEGCLAWPDHEDFPSVAALRHCAQESVSALGDL from the coding sequence ATGACCAGCGACCGGCGGACGCGCAAGAAACTCACCACGCGCAGGAACATCCGGCATGCCGCCCTGGACCTGTTCACCGAGAATGGTTTCGACAACGTCACCGTCGAGCAAATCGCTGATGCCGCCGACGTCTCACCCATGACCTTCTACCGGCATTTCGGCACCAAGGAGGCCGTCATCGTCGATGTCGTGTTGACGGGGCGTATCGGACAGATGCTGTACCACGAGGCCACGACGGATCCAGTAGTGGGAACACCAGCGGAGATCATCGCCCTGATTGACTTGGTTTTGGACAACTCCGGCGACTGGATCGACGACTTCGCCCGCAGGGTCAGTCTGGTGCACGACACTCCCAGGCTTCAAGAACTGCTGTGGCAGCAGACAACTGCCTGGACCGCAGCGCTGGAAGGCATGCTGATAGGTGAAGGCCTGGGTGTCCGCGCCCGGGCGCGCGCCATCATCAGCGTCTGCGTCGAGGGCTGTCTGGCCTGGCCAGACCATGAGGACTTCCCGTCCGTGGCGGCCCTGCGCCATTGCGCACAGGAATCGGTCAGTGCCCTGGGAGATCTCTGA
- a CDS encoding MFS transporter — MALCLGMVLLFMNTTMVNVALPALASGLGASAGQLEWIVSSYNLASLSVLLLGGALGDRFGHRRLLLGGVGLFIAGAVLAAVSMTPGLLIAARVLMGLASSVFIPMSLALIPALFGSERRAMATAIWTASGAVGAPFGPLIGGPMIDSWGWRAVFWLDIVVAILTLVLCLLFVPRGRPASDRRPLPLPQIVISAGGFSLLTWGLINAERTWTAPTTWGLLVAGGVLLAVFVLVENRAKGKLTDLGLLARRGFRLPVLVLMLISCVLYGVLFAAPSYLQTVLGNDATTGGMMLMPVALTAVAGAVIAGRLSRLGPIREFILPGALVLVAAGLWLCSMSTTTSGYTPMFWGLLVAGLGLGIGQSRGIEAGMSAVPEERSGAGAALLNSIRQLGAVLGVALFGSLIGNRYAVGVAGLVKDLPEAGAAITQSITAAFAAAGRLPSPQGETVRAVASTAYVEAMQLVFGACALIALAVSVVLLVTAGRRVFVQSRP; from the coding sequence CTGCTGCTGGGCGGTGCTTTGGGGGACCGGTTCGGACATCGTCGTCTGTTGCTGGGTGGTGTTGGCCTGTTCATCGCGGGAGCTGTCCTGGCAGCGGTGTCGATGACACCTGGGCTGCTGATAGCAGCCCGTGTGCTAATGGGCCTTGCCTCGTCGGTTTTCATCCCCATGTCGCTAGCCCTCATCCCTGCGCTATTCGGCTCCGAAAGACGAGCCATGGCGACGGCGATCTGGACGGCTTCCGGGGCAGTGGGTGCTCCGTTCGGCCCGCTCATCGGAGGTCCCATGATCGACAGCTGGGGGTGGCGCGCGGTCTTCTGGCTGGACATTGTCGTCGCGATCCTCACCCTGGTGCTTTGCCTACTCTTCGTCCCCCGGGGCCGGCCGGCATCTGACAGGCGTCCCCTGCCCCTGCCGCAGATCGTGATCTCAGCCGGCGGATTCTCCCTGCTCACCTGGGGACTGATCAATGCCGAACGCACCTGGACGGCGCCGACCACGTGGGGGCTGCTTGTCGCGGGAGGTGTCCTCCTGGCGGTCTTCGTACTGGTTGAGAACCGGGCCAAGGGCAAGCTCACTGATCTTGGACTGCTCGCGAGACGCGGTTTCCGGCTTCCGGTGCTCGTGCTCATGCTCATCAGCTGCGTGCTTTATGGGGTCCTGTTCGCCGCGCCCAGCTATCTTCAGACTGTGCTTGGCAATGATGCGACCACGGGAGGCATGATGCTCATGCCGGTAGCGTTGACGGCTGTGGCCGGCGCGGTCATTGCCGGCCGGTTGTCGCGGCTCGGACCTATCCGTGAGTTCATCCTGCCGGGGGCGCTGGTGCTGGTGGCGGCAGGTTTGTGGTTGTGCTCGATGAGCACCACCACCAGCGGATACACACCGATGTTCTGGGGCCTGCTGGTTGCCGGCCTCGGCCTTGGCATCGGTCAGTCTCGTGGCATCGAAGCGGGTATGAGCGCCGTCCCTGAAGAACGCAGCGGTGCTGGGGCGGCGCTGCTCAACAGCATCCGTCAGTTGGGGGCAGTCCTGGGGGTCGCACTGTTCGGGTCGCTGATCGGCAATCGCTACGCCGTAGGGGTCGCAGGTTTGGTTAAGGACCTTCCCGAGGCCGGGGCCGCCATCACCCAATCCATCACGGCGGCTTTCGCGGCTGCTGGAAGACTGCCATCCCCGCAGGGCGAGACGGTACGGGCTGTCGCCTCCACCGCCTATGTCGAGGCCATGCAGCTGGTCTTCGGTGCCTGCGCACTGATCGCCCTGGCTGTGAGCGTGGTGCTTCTCGTGACCGCTGGGCGACGGGTTTTCGTACAATCGCGACCATGA